Proteins encoded together in one Miscanthus floridulus cultivar M001 chromosome 16, ASM1932011v1, whole genome shotgun sequence window:
- the LOC136511484 gene encoding serine/threonine protein kinase OSK1 — MEGAGRDANPLSGYRIGKTLGIGSFGKVKIAEHILTGHKVAIKILNRRKIRSMEMEEKVKREIKILRLFMHPHIIRLYEVIDTPADIYVVMEYVKSGELFDYIVEKGRLHEEEARHFFQQIISGIEYCHRNMVVHRDLKPENLLLDSKCNVKIADFGLSNVMRDGHFLKTSCGSPNYAAPEVISGKLYAGPEVDVWSCGVILYALLCGTLPFDDENIPNLFKKIKGGIYTLPSHLSPSARDLIPRMLVVDPMKRITIREIREHVWFKIRLPRYLAVPPPDTAQQVKKLDEETLSDVIKMGFDKNQLIESVQNRLQNEATVAYYLLLDNRLRTTSGYLGSEFQESMDSSFSQVIAETPTSATELRQHGFTESPGSGLRQHFAAERKWALGLQSRAHPREIISEVLKALQELNVYWKKIGHYNMKCRWSPGSLESMMHSSDGFSAESAIIETDDLMAKSTPIVKFEIQLYKTRDEKYLLDLQRVSGPQLLFLDLCSAFLTQLRVL, encoded by the exons ATGGAGGGAGCTGGAAGAGATGCCAACCCTTTGAGCGGTTACCGAATTGGCAAAACCCTGGGAATTGGGTCGTTCGGTAAAGTGAAGATCGCGGAACATATATTGACTGGCCATAAGGTGGCAATCAAGATCCTCAATCGCAGGAAGATCAGAAGCATGGAAATGGAAGAGAAAG TGAAGAGAGAAATCAAGATACTGAGATTATTTATGCATCCTCATATCATACGCCTTTATGAGGTGATAGATACACCTGCTGATATTTATGTTGTTATGGAGTATGTTAAATCTGGAGAGTTGTTTGATTACATCGTTGAGAAGGGAAGGCTACACGAAGAAGAAGCCCGGCACTTTTTTCAGCAG ATCATATCTGGTATTGAATATTGCCATAGGAACATGGTTGTTCACCGTGATTTAAAGCCAGAGAATCTTCTTTTGGATTCAAAATGCAATGTTAAGATTGCCGATTTTGGCTTAAGTAATGTTATGCGTGATGGCCACTTTCTTAAGACGAGTTGTGGTAGCCCGAATTATGCAGCACCTGAG gtcatatctggTAAACTATATGCTGGTCCTGAAGTTGATGTCTGGAGCTGTGGCGTTATTCTTTATGCTCTTCTTTGTGGTACTCTCCCTTTTGATGATGAGAATATTCCAAACCTTTTCAAGAAAATAAAG GGTGGAATATATACCCTTCCTAGTCATTTGTCACCTTCAGCCAGGGACTTGATTCCCAGAATGCTGGTTGTTGATCCGATGAAAAGGATTACAATACGTGAAATCCGTGAACATGTGTGGTTCAAGATTCGACTTCCACGCTATTTGGCTGTGCCGCCTCCAGATACTGCTCAACAAGTTAAAAAG CTCGACGAGGAAACTCTTAGTGATGTTATTAAGATGGGTTTTGACAAGAATCAGCTAATTGAATCTGTGCAAAACAGATTGCAGAATGAG GCAACAGTTGCCTATTATTTACTCTTGGACAATAGGCTTCGTACAACCAGTGGTTATCTTGGATCTGAGTTTCAAGAATCTATG GACTCATCTTTCTCTCAAGTAATCGCTGAAACACCAACTTCAGCAACTGAACTTCGGCAGCATGGGTTTACAGAATCTCCGGGGTCTGGCTTGAGGCAGCATTTTGCAGCTGAAAGGAAATGGGCCCTTGGTCTTCAG TCTCGAGCACATCCACGAGAAATAATAAGTGAAGTGCTTAAAGCTCTGCAAGAACTGAATGTTTACTGGAAGAAGATTGGACACTATAACATGAAATGCAGATGGAGTCCTGGCAGCCTGGAGAGTATGATGCATAGCAGTGATGGCTTTAGTGCGGAGTCTGCTATAATTGAAACTGATGATCTCATGGCGAAATCAACCCCTATAGTGAAGTTTGAGATTCAG CTTTACAAGACGAGGGATGAGAAGTACCTTCTTGACCTGCAAAGGGTCAGTGGACCACAGCTCCTCTTTCTGGACTTGTGTTCCGCCTTTCTAACTCAGCTGAGAGTTCTTTGA